The Clostridia bacterium genome window below encodes:
- a CDS encoding TatD family hydrolase codes for MLIDTHAHLNDETYVNNYKDIINDLPKSNIGRIICASYDIPSSICAQKIASEFDMVYFSAGTHPHYAKDFTSEDLEFYKSLKDETKLVAFGEIGLDYHYDFSPKSSQLSVFSYQLEAAYEMGLPVIVHSREAYDDTLKILDDNAEWTKNGILIHCFSGTLDYAQEFLKRGFYLSFGGAITYKNNKTAYDVLKNISLDNVVLETDCPYLTPVPYRGKVNEPKYVNLVAQKIAEWKGLSKEEVEDITTKNAFRFFSKMK; via the coding sequence ATGCTTATTGATACTCACGCTCATCTTAACGATGAAACTTATGTAAATAATTATAAAGATATAATTAATGATTTGCCTAAAAGCAATATCGGCAGAATAATTTGCGCAAGCTACGATATACCATCATCAATTTGCGCGCAAAAAATAGCGTCTGAATTTGATATGGTATATTTTTCGGCGGGCACTCATCCGCATTATGCAAAAGACTTTACATCAGAAGATTTGGAGTTTTATAAGTCTTTAAAAGATGAAACCAAGCTTGTAGCTTTTGGCGAAATCGGGCTTGATTATCATTATGATTTTTCTCCTAAATCAAGCCAGCTGTCCGTATTTTCGTATCAGCTTGAAGCAGCATATGAAATGGGCTTGCCTGTAATTGTTCACAGCCGTGAAGCCTATGACGACACCCTAAAGATTTTGGATGATAATGCAGAGTGGACTAAAAACGGCATTTTGATACATTGCTTTTCTGGCACTCTAGACTATGCCCAAGAATTTTTAAAACGTGGCTTTTATCTTTCTTTTGGCGGTGCGATCACTTATAAAAACAACAAAACAGCGTATGATGTTTTGAAAAATATATCTTTAGACAATGTGGTATTAGAAACTGATTGTCCTTATCTGACACCCGTTCCTTATAGAGGCAAAGTCAATGAGCCCAAATACGTCAATCTTGTAGCTCAAAAGATAGCCGAATGGAAAGGGCTTTCTAAAGAAGAAGTTGAAGATATTACCACAAAAAATGCATTTAGATTTTTTAGCAAAATGAAATAA
- a CDS encoding TatD family nuclease-associated radical SAM protein — protein MNNFVYKFADKLYINLTNRCSNNCTFCLRNNGDEVGGYYLWLDREPTALEVIDILKKEDVKKYPEIVFCGYGEPTYRINEIEEIGKYLKSQGATTRLDTNGQGNLINGFNIVPKLINAIDKVSISLNQHNAKEYDKICLSEFGEKGFDAMIEFAVMCKKAGLKTRFTLVDVLEKDDKIKCKDLADSLGIDLEIRSYIK, from the coding sequence ATGAATAATTTTGTATATAAATTTGCCGATAAGCTTTATATAAACCTTACCAACAGATGCAGTAATAACTGTACATTTTGCCTAAGAAATAACGGCGACGAGGTGGGGGGATATTATCTTTGGCTAGATCGTGAGCCTACAGCGCTAGAAGTTATAGACATTCTCAAAAAAGAAGATGTTAAGAAATATCCAGAAATAGTTTTTTGCGGATATGGAGAGCCTACATACAGGATTAATGAAATCGAAGAAATCGGAAAATATCTGAAAAGCCAAGGCGCTACCACCAGGCTTGACACCAACGGACAAGGCAATCTAATTAACGGTTTCAATATAGTACCTAAACTTATTAACGCTATTGACAAAGTCAGCATAAGTCTTAATCAGCATAACGCAAAAGAATATGACAAAATATGCTTAAGCGAGTTTGGCGAAAAAGGCTTTGACGCTATGATTGAATTTGCAGTTATGTGCAAAAAGGCTGGGCTTAAGACCAGATTTACGCTAGTAGATGTTTTAGAAAAAGATGATAAAATTAAGTGCAAAGATTTGGCCGACAGCCTTGGAATAGATCTAGAAATCAGAAGTTATATAAAATAA
- a CDS encoding cation diffusion facilitator family transporter yields the protein MNIRTKALQRINIISLIVNTLLAVMKVITGFITMSSAVMADGVHSLSDIGTTIIAMFAVGFSKEESDKRHPYGHERIEFVISLIIAFILIITAVSFLINSIEGLFDPTSVIKHLNVSIIVMVVSVLFKEGLYQISMRVGKKYESEAIKAAAVDNRTDALSSIAVLIGLIFAAFNISFMEEVASIVVAGIILFEAIKIIIDSSKQLIDSSVGEEIENKIRESTMKKTDVLAIESLKTRKFGNRLYVDIDIIVDKNLSFEKAHEISHSVHDIIEKEFNAKHVQVHTSPSK from the coding sequence ATGAATATAAGAACAAAAGCCTTACAAAGGATTAATATAATTTCTCTAATAGTTAACACTTTGCTTGCAGTTATGAAAGTAATTACAGGATTTATAACTATGAGCTCTGCAGTCATGGCAGATGGCGTTCACAGTTTGTCCGATATAGGAACTACCATTATAGCAATGTTTGCAGTCGGCTTTAGCAAAGAAGAAAGCGATAAACGTCATCCTTACGGACACGAGCGCATAGAGTTTGTTATAAGTCTTATTATCGCCTTTATATTAATAATTACCGCGGTTAGCTTTTTGATAAATTCTATAGAGGGTTTATTTGATCCCACTTCTGTTATAAAGCATCTTAACGTATCCATAATTGTTATGGTGGTTTCTGTCTTATTCAAAGAAGGGCTTTATCAGATATCCATGAGAGTAGGCAAAAAATACGAATCTGAAGCTATAAAAGCTGCCGCTGTTGATAACCGTACAGACGCATTGAGTTCTATTGCTGTACTTATTGGTCTTATTTTTGCCGCTTTTAATATATCATTTATGGAAGAAGTGGCTTCTATTGTTGTAGCAGGAATAATCTTGTTTGAGGCAATCAAGATTATTATCGACAGTTCTAAGCAATTAATCGACAGTTCAGTGGGTGAAGAAATCGAAAACAAGATAAGAGAAAGCACAATGAAAAAGACGGACGTTTTAGCGATAGAAAGCCTAAAGACCAGAAAATTTGGAAACCGTCTTTATGTGGATATAGATATAATAGTGGATAAGAACTTAAGCTTTGAAAAAGCGCATGAAATAAGCCATAGCGTACATGACATTATTGAAAAAGAATTTAATGCTAAGCATGTGCAAGTCCATACCAGCCCTTCAAAATAA
- the ung gene encoding uracil-DNA glycosylase, protein MVVFNNDWDEYLAGEFKKEYYLKIREFLKSEYSKHTVYPNMYDIFNALKTTPLDKVKVVLLGQDPYHNEGQAHGMCFSVKPNVEIPPSLKNIFLELHNDLGAKIPDNGCLIEWAMQGVLLLNTVLTVRAGMANSHKNIGWEIFTDYVIKTINDQKQNVVFLLWGNNAKSKKPLIDGNKHLILEAAHPSPLSAFAGFFGCCHFSKTNQYLSEHNIEPINWQISDKADNKYLYMVK, encoded by the coding sequence TTGGTAGTTTTTAATAATGATTGGGATGAATATTTGGCTGGAGAATTCAAAAAAGAATATTATCTCAAGATACGCGAATTTTTAAAATCAGAGTATTCAAAGCATACTGTTTATCCTAACATGTATGATATTTTTAATGCGCTAAAAACCACGCCTTTAGATAAAGTAAAAGTAGTATTGCTTGGACAAGATCCTTACCACAATGAAGGACAGGCACATGGAATGTGTTTTTCTGTAAAACCCAATGTAGAAATTCCGCCGTCACTAAAAAACATCTTTTTGGAATTACATAATGATTTGGGAGCAAAAATTCCTGACAATGGCTGTCTTATAGAATGGGCAATGCAGGGAGTATTGCTTTTGAACACTGTGTTGACTGTAAGAGCAGGTATGGCAAACTCGCACAAAAACATAGGCTGGGAAATTTTTACAGATTATGTTATCAAAACAATAAACGACCAAAAGCAAAATGTAGTTTTTTTGCTATGGGGCAATAATGCAAAAAGCAAAAAGCCCTTAATAGATGGCAATAAGCACCTTATTTTGGAAGCCGCACATCCTAGTCCGCTTTCGGCTTTTGCGGGATTTTTTGGATGCTGTCATTTTTCCAAAACCAATCAATACCTGTCTGAGCATAATATAGAGCCAATTAACTGGCAGATTTCAGACAAGGCAGATAATAAGTATTTATACATGGTGAAATAA